From Bordetella flabilis, the proteins below share one genomic window:
- a CDS encoding LysR family transcriptional regulator has product MDLKSLRYFVAIADTGSFTAAAAKVRVAQPALSRHMRELEGELGVALLRRTARGAVLTQEGAVLYESARRILAEAEQVKHQLIAQAQLGQATITVGASPTLSRVLLPGLFERCDSSLGGFRIAVREAFTPTLSDWVERGLVDVAFLTNPDGSRDYALHHLYTEPFALVTAAPRRTERIVPVPQLADIPLLMTSFHRSVVQRQLDLVGGRLNVHAEIDSVDSIRELVMQGRWATLMPISVFSDQRAAGTAVVSEISGVQLNRLLMLAVRRDGAGNPGIALFTDIVKAQCAQLVTKGVFNLSDTMGTARRATGRRSAGAGESSG; this is encoded by the coding sequence ATGGATCTCAAAAGCTTACGGTACTTCGTCGCCATCGCCGATACCGGCAGTTTCACGGCCGCCGCGGCCAAGGTACGGGTTGCGCAGCCGGCGCTCAGCCGGCACATGCGCGAGCTGGAAGGGGAATTGGGTGTTGCACTGTTGCGCCGGACAGCGCGCGGCGCCGTGCTGACACAGGAAGGCGCGGTGCTGTACGAATCGGCCCGGCGCATCCTGGCCGAGGCCGAACAGGTCAAGCACCAACTCATTGCCCAGGCCCAATTGGGACAGGCCACCATCACGGTGGGGGCGTCCCCCACCCTGAGCCGGGTGCTGCTGCCGGGCTTGTTCGAACGCTGCGACAGCAGCCTGGGCGGTTTCCGTATCGCGGTCCGGGAAGCCTTCACGCCGACGCTTTCCGATTGGGTGGAGCGCGGTCTGGTGGACGTCGCCTTCCTCACGAATCCGGACGGATCGCGCGATTACGCCCTGCATCACCTCTATACGGAGCCGTTCGCGCTTGTCACCGCGGCCCCCCGGCGTACCGAGCGCATCGTCCCGGTGCCGCAGTTGGCCGACATCCCGCTGCTCATGACCAGCTTCCATCGCAGCGTCGTACAGCGGCAATTGGACCTCGTCGGCGGACGCCTGAACGTCCATGCCGAAATCGACTCCGTCGACTCGATTCGTGAACTCGTCATGCAGGGCCGCTGGGCCACATTGATGCCGATATCGGTATTCAGCGACCAGCGGGCGGCCGGGACGGCCGTCGTATCCGAAATCAGCGGCGTGCAGCTGAACCGGCTTCTCATGCTTGCGGTGCGGCGGGACGGCGCGGGCAATCCCGGCATCGCCCTCTTCACGGACATCGTCAAGGCGCAATGCGCGCAACTGGTCACCAAGGGCGTCTTCAATCTTTCCGACACGATGGGCACCGCCCGCCGCGCCACCGGACGTCGCAGCGCGGGCGCGGGCGAGTCATCAGGGTAA
- a CDS encoding ABC transporter substrate-binding protein has translation MRKFCLAMAMAGMLASGAAIAQSTLRIGLQDDPDVLDPARARTFVGRIVFASLCDKLVDITPDLKIVPQLAVSWSTSADGKTLTMKLRKGAVYHDGTPIDAASVKANLDRARTLPDSNRKSELVTLASVDAPDAETVVLHLTEPDASLLSQLSDRAGMMISPASFDKDPGSKPVCSGPYRFKERVQNDRIVLEKFAQYWDAADFHFDRVVFTPIPDATVRVNNLRAGDLNIIERVAPSDAKAVKEDPTLRLAPVTGLGYQSFSVNVANGARADNPLGKDKRVREALDLAIDRDAINEVVGEGMFQPAYQPFPPASFAYDKRFERKGRDPKKARELLKQAGYDRVKLEITFGNNTTMQQVYELIQAMGSEAGFDISLRPLEFAALQSALARGDFEAGQSGWSGRVDPSGNIYQYMATKGSLNDGKFSNAEADKLLNEARGEADQAKRKVLYGKIMDIMHAEDPIIYLFYLPWTFGVQKKVQGFVPYPDGLIRLKGVTMAAK, from the coding sequence ATGCGTAAATTCTGTCTGGCCATGGCGATGGCCGGCATGCTCGCCAGCGGCGCTGCGATCGCCCAATCCACGCTGCGCATCGGTTTGCAGGACGACCCCGATGTGCTCGACCCGGCCCGCGCGCGCACATTCGTCGGGCGTATCGTCTTCGCTTCGCTTTGCGACAAACTGGTGGACATCACGCCGGACCTGAAGATCGTGCCCCAGCTCGCGGTGTCCTGGTCCACCAGCGCCGACGGCAAGACCTTGACCATGAAACTGCGCAAGGGGGCGGTCTACCACGACGGTACGCCCATCGACGCGGCGTCGGTCAAGGCGAACCTGGACCGGGCGCGTACGCTGCCCGACAGCAACCGCAAGAGCGAGCTCGTGACTCTGGCCAGCGTCGACGCGCCGGATGCGGAGACCGTGGTGTTGCATCTCACCGAGCCGGACGCCTCGCTGCTGTCGCAGTTGTCGGACCGCGCCGGCATGATGATCTCGCCGGCCTCCTTCGACAAGGATCCGGGCAGCAAGCCCGTGTGCTCCGGCCCGTACCGTTTCAAGGAACGGGTACAGAACGACCGCATCGTGCTGGAGAAGTTCGCCCAATACTGGGACGCCGCCGACTTTCACTTCGACCGGGTTGTCTTCACACCCATTCCCGATGCGACCGTGCGCGTGAACAACTTGCGCGCCGGCGACCTGAACATCATCGAGCGCGTCGCCCCTTCGGACGCCAAGGCCGTCAAGGAAGACCCGACGCTGCGGCTCGCGCCCGTCACGGGGTTGGGCTACCAGTCCTTCTCCGTCAACGTCGCCAATGGCGCCCGCGCCGACAACCCCTTGGGCAAGGACAAGCGGGTGCGCGAGGCGCTGGACCTGGCGATCGACCGCGACGCCATCAACGAAGTCGTGGGCGAAGGCATGTTCCAGCCGGCCTACCAGCCGTTTCCCCCGGCCAGCTTTGCCTATGACAAGCGCTTCGAACGCAAGGGACGCGATCCCAAGAAGGCGCGCGAACTGCTCAAGCAAGCCGGCTATGACCGCGTGAAGCTGGAGATCACCTTCGGCAACAACACCACCATGCAGCAGGTGTACGAATTGATCCAGGCCATGGGTTCGGAGGCCGGTTTCGATATCTCCCTGCGGCCGCTGGAATTCGCGGCCCTGCAGTCGGCACTGGCGCGCGGCGACTTCGAGGCCGGGCAGAGCGGTTGGTCGGGCCGCGTCGATCCCAGCGGCAATATCTATCAGTACATGGCCACCAAGGGCAGCCTGAACGACGGTAAATTCAGCAATGCCGAAGCCGACAAGCTGTTGAACGAGGCCCGCGGTGAAGCCGACCAGGCAAAGCGCAAGGTCCTGTACGGCAAGATCATGGACATCATGCATGCCGAAGACCCGATCATCTACCTCTTCTACCTGCCGTGGACCTTCGGCGTGCAGAAGAAGGTGCAGGGTTTCGTGCCTTACCCCGACGGCCTGATCCGCCTGAAGGGCGTCACCATGGCCGCGAAGTAG
- a CDS encoding gamma-glutamyltransferase family protein encodes MTFTTRPEILGTFGVVTSTHWLATAAGMAMLERGGNAFDACVATAFVLQVVEPHLVGPAGEVPIVFHSAARNKVEVLCGQGVTPAAATLERMRAEGLDLIPGNGLLPAVVPGSFDAWMLLLRDHGTMRLRDVLEPAIYYAESGHALMPRISNTIAGLKDFFQAHWPTTAQLYLPGGAVPQARKLFRNPQLAQTWQRVLREAEAAGADRQRQIEAARDAFYRGFVAEAVDRFVRHAVMDESGTPHRGLITADDLAGWSATYEAPRVYQYGDYTVAKADAWSQGPVFLQTLALLKGADLGAVGPSSPEFIHRLTEAMKLAFADREVYYGDPAFVDVPLDHLLSDGYNDGRRALIGDRASHELRAGVVPGYEAQRARMLDVLQRLSRVTEVGSAGNEPTMADMQASAAAAGSVKRGDTTHVDVIDRWGNMVSATPSGGWFQSSPVIPELGFGLTTRAQMFWLEPGLPGTLAPRKRPRTTLTPSLALRDGRPYMVFGTPGGDQQEQWQLQLFLRHVHHGLNLQEAIDLPMSHTMHFPSSFYPRDRKPGHLAMEASFGKDVLDALAARGHQVEEVPAWSVGRLTAAALDEDGIMHAAATPRLMQAYAAGR; translated from the coding sequence ATGACATTTACTACCCGCCCCGAAATACTGGGCACCTTCGGCGTCGTCACGTCGACGCATTGGCTGGCGACCGCCGCCGGCATGGCGATGCTGGAACGCGGTGGCAATGCCTTCGATGCCTGCGTGGCCACCGCCTTCGTGCTGCAGGTCGTCGAGCCGCATCTCGTGGGGCCGGCCGGCGAAGTGCCGATCGTGTTCCATTCAGCGGCGCGCAACAAGGTGGAGGTGCTGTGCGGGCAGGGCGTCACGCCGGCGGCGGCCACGCTGGAGCGCATGCGCGCCGAAGGCCTGGACCTGATCCCGGGCAATGGACTGCTGCCCGCGGTGGTGCCGGGCTCCTTCGACGCCTGGATGCTGTTGCTGCGCGATCACGGCACCATGCGCCTGCGCGATGTCCTTGAGCCCGCCATCTACTACGCCGAAAGTGGACATGCGCTGATGCCGCGCATTTCCAACACTATCGCCGGCCTCAAGGACTTCTTCCAGGCGCACTGGCCCACCACCGCCCAGCTTTACCTGCCCGGCGGCGCCGTGCCGCAGGCCCGTAAGCTGTTCCGCAACCCGCAGCTGGCGCAAACCTGGCAACGCGTGCTGCGCGAAGCCGAAGCGGCCGGGGCAGACCGACAGCGCCAGATCGAAGCCGCCCGCGACGCCTTCTACCGTGGCTTCGTCGCCGAGGCGGTGGACCGGTTCGTCCGCCATGCGGTCATGGACGAAAGCGGCACGCCGCACCGCGGCCTGATCACCGCCGACGACCTGGCAGGCTGGTCGGCCACCTATGAGGCGCCACGGGTCTACCAATATGGCGATTACACCGTCGCCAAGGCGGACGCCTGGAGCCAAGGGCCGGTCTTCCTGCAGACGCTCGCCTTGCTCAAGGGCGCCGACCTGGGCGCCGTGGGTCCGTCCAGTCCCGAATTCATCCATCGCCTGACAGAGGCGATGAAGCTGGCCTTCGCCGATCGCGAGGTCTACTACGGCGATCCGGCCTTCGTTGATGTACCGCTGGACCATCTCTTGTCCGACGGCTACAACGACGGGCGCCGTGCCTTGATCGGCGATCGCGCCTCGCACGAATTGCGTGCCGGCGTGGTGCCGGGCTACGAGGCGCAGCGCGCCCGCATGCTCGACGTGCTGCAACGGCTATCGCGCGTAACCGAGGTCGGAAGCGCCGGCAACGAACCGACCATGGCCGATATGCAGGCGTCGGCGGCCGCGGCTGGTTCGGTCAAGCGCGGCGACACCACCCATGTCGACGTGATAGATCGCTGGGGCAATATGGTCTCGGCCACGCCCTCCGGGGGCTGGTTCCAGTCATCGCCCGTCATCCCGGAACTCGGTTTCGGCCTGACGACGCGGGCGCAGATGTTCTGGCTGGAGCCCGGGCTGCCCGGGACGCTGGCGCCCCGGAAGCGGCCGCGCACCACGCTCACGCCTTCGCTCGCCTTGCGCGACGGCCGTCCCTATATGGTGTTCGGCACCCCCGGCGGCGACCAGCAGGAACAGTGGCAACTGCAGTTGTTCCTGCGCCATGTCCATCATGGCCTGAATCTGCAGGAGGCCATCGACCTGCCGATGTCCCATACGATGCACTTCCCCAGCTCCTTCTATCCGCGCGACCGCAAACCCGGCCACCTGGCCATGGAGGCGTCCTTTGGCAAGGATGTCCTCGACGCACTGGCGGCCCGCGGTCACCAGGTGGAGGAGGTCCCGGCGTGGTCGGTCGGCCGCCTGACGGCCGCTGCCCTGGACGAGGACGGCATCATGCACGCCGCCGCCACCCCACGGTTGATGCAGGCATACGCCGCCGGCCGCTAG
- a CDS encoding porin yields MKKTLLAAALLAGFAGVAQAETSVTLYGILDTGIGYQNVRGAGIDKQSKFGMVNGVQNGSRWGLRGSEDLGDGLRAVFTIESGFNSGNGNSAQGGRLFGRQATVGLASNSWGQLDFGRQTNVASKFFGSIDPFAEGFGLANIGTSFSSSNTTRYDNMVLYQTPVFGGFQAGVGYSFNIDDTDTADTGFRTNENQRAITTGLRYVNGPLNLAAAYDQVNRPADAIDSLATGTGDRIRAWLVGGAYDFEVVKVSAAYGQTKGGWIQATSLTGLFTSGGSPVGGILPSNSYSDDFKTKQWLLGLSAPIGGATSVFGSWQRVNVSDGSLYTAGTFAGADSNQNVYSLGVTYDLSKRTNLYALGSYANNYGFVDDLKSTLVAVGIRHRF; encoded by the coding sequence ATGAAAAAGACTCTGCTCGCTGCCGCCCTGCTCGCCGGTTTTGCCGGTGTTGCACAGGCAGAAACGTCCGTGACCCTGTACGGGATCCTGGACACCGGTATCGGCTACCAAAACGTGCGTGGCGCCGGCATCGACAAGCAGTCGAAATTCGGCATGGTGAACGGCGTCCAGAACGGTTCCCGTTGGGGTCTGCGCGGTTCGGAAGATCTGGGTGACGGTCTGCGCGCTGTGTTCACGATCGAGTCGGGCTTCAACTCCGGTAACGGCAACTCCGCTCAAGGCGGCCGCCTGTTCGGTCGTCAAGCCACCGTCGGTCTGGCCAGCAACTCCTGGGGTCAGCTGGACTTCGGCCGTCAGACCAACGTCGCGTCCAAGTTCTTCGGTTCGATCGACCCGTTCGCTGAAGGCTTCGGTCTGGCCAACATCGGTACGTCGTTCAGCTCGTCCAACACGACGCGCTACGACAACATGGTCCTGTATCAAACCCCCGTGTTCGGCGGTTTCCAGGCTGGCGTGGGCTACTCGTTCAACATCGACGACACCGACACGGCTGACACCGGTTTCCGTACCAACGAAAACCAGCGCGCCATCACCACCGGCCTGCGTTATGTCAACGGTCCTCTGAACCTGGCTGCTGCGTATGACCAGGTCAACCGTCCGGCTGACGCGATCGACAGCCTGGCTACCGGTACGGGCGACCGCATCCGCGCCTGGTTGGTTGGCGGTGCCTACGACTTCGAAGTGGTCAAGGTCTCGGCTGCTTACGGTCAAACCAAGGGCGGCTGGATCCAAGCGACCAGCCTGACCGGCCTGTTCACCAGCGGTGGCAGCCCCGTCGGCGGCATCCTGCCGAGCAACAGCTACAGCGACGACTTCAAGACGAAGCAGTGGCTGCTGGGTCTGAGCGCTCCCATCGGCGGCGCGACCAGCGTGTTCGGTTCCTGGCAGCGTGTGAACGTGTCGGACGGCAGCCTGTACACGGCCGGCACCTTCGCTGGCGCGGACAGCAACCAGAACGTGTACTCCCTGGGCGTGACGTACGATCTGTCGAAGCGCACCAACCTGTACGCTCTGGGTTCCTACGCGAACAACTACGGTTTCGTGGACGATCTGAAGAGCACCCTGGTTGCGGTCGGTATCCGTCACCGCTTCTAA
- a CDS encoding NADH-quinone oxidoreductase subunit A, which translates to MNLQQYFPVLLFIVVATLIGFALITAGSLLGPRRPYAEKLSPYECGFDAFEDARMKFDVRYYLVAILFILFDLEIAFLFPWAIAHGAVGLVGFWTVMVFLAVLTVGFIYEWKKGALDWE; encoded by the coding sequence ATGAACCTGCAACAGTATTTCCCCGTTCTGCTATTCATCGTAGTAGCGACGCTGATCGGTTTCGCGCTGATCACGGCAGGCTCGCTGCTTGGACCCCGGCGTCCCTACGCAGAAAAACTCTCCCCCTATGAGTGCGGTTTCGATGCTTTCGAAGACGCCCGCATGAAGTTCGACGTGCGTTACTACCTCGTCGCCATCCTTTTCATCCTCTTCGACCTCGAGATCGCATTCCTGTTTCCATGGGCCATCGCCCATGGCGCCGTTGGCTTGGTTGGCTTCTGGACCGTGATGGTTTTCCTCGCGGTTCTGACGGTGGGTTTTATCTACGAATGGAAGAAGGGCGCGCTCGATTGGGAATGA
- a CDS encoding NuoB/complex I 20 kDa subunit family protein — translation MAIEEGIHKQGFITTSADKFINWAKTGSMWPMTFGLACCAVEMMHAGAARYDLDQFGIIFRPSPRQSDLMIVAGTLCNKMAPALRKVYDQMPEPRWVVSMGSCANGGGYYHYSYSVVRGCDRIVPVDIYVPGCPPTAEALVYGLLQMQNKIRLTNTIAR, via the coding sequence ATGGCTATTGAAGAAGGCATCCACAAGCAAGGCTTCATCACGACCAGCGCCGACAAGTTCATCAACTGGGCCAAGACTGGTTCCATGTGGCCGATGACGTTCGGGCTGGCCTGTTGTGCCGTGGAAATGATGCACGCCGGCGCGGCGCGCTATGACCTCGATCAGTTCGGCATCATTTTCCGTCCCAGTCCCCGGCAATCCGACCTGATGATCGTCGCTGGCACCCTCTGCAACAAGATGGCGCCGGCGCTGCGCAAGGTCTACGACCAAATGCCGGAACCGCGCTGGGTCGTTTCGATGGGGTCATGCGCCAATGGCGGCGGCTACTACCACTACTCGTATTCGGTGGTGCGCGGCTGCGACCGCATCGTGCCCGTGGACATCTATGTGCCCGGCTGTCCGCCCACCGCCGAGGCGCTGGTCTATGGCCTGCTGCAGATGCAGAACAAGATTCGCCTGACCAACACCATCGCGCGATGA
- a CDS encoding NADH-quinone oxidoreductase subunit C — MMTRLETLKTNLHAAFGETLALTETLGEITLEVPAAQWVSTCNRLRTDPALQFETCVDLCGVDYLTWGNGSRPQSDDRVTGRGQRGRYAVVVHLLSIEHNWRLRVRAWTADDDFPMIASLMDCWPSVGWYEREAFDLFGIIFEGHPDLRRILTDYGFIGHPFRKDFPLSGNVEMRYDPEQGRVIYQPVTIDPREITPRVVREDSYGAGR; from the coding sequence ATGATGACCAGGCTCGAAACCCTGAAAACCAATCTGCACGCCGCATTTGGCGAAACGCTGGCCCTGACGGAGACCTTGGGTGAAATCACCCTGGAGGTTCCGGCGGCGCAATGGGTGTCGACGTGCAATCGCCTGCGTACCGACCCGGCGCTGCAGTTCGAAACCTGTGTGGACCTGTGCGGGGTCGATTACCTGACCTGGGGTAACGGCTCGCGCCCGCAGTCGGATGATCGCGTCACCGGGCGTGGCCAGCGCGGGCGTTATGCCGTGGTGGTGCACCTGCTGTCCATCGAACACAACTGGCGCTTGCGAGTGCGCGCCTGGACCGCGGACGACGACTTCCCCATGATCGCCTCGTTGATGGATTGCTGGCCGTCGGTAGGCTGGTACGAGCGGGAAGCGTTCGACCTGTTCGGCATCATCTTCGAAGGGCACCCGGACCTGCGGCGCATCCTGACGGACTATGGCTTCATCGGCCATCCGTTCCGCAAGGATTTCCCGCTGTCGGGCAATGTGGAAATGCGTTACGACCCCGAGCAGGGTCGGGTCATCTACCAGCCGGTCACCATTGATCCGCGTGAAATCACGCCGCGCGTCGTGCGCGAAGATTCCTATGGAGCCGGTCGCTGA
- a CDS encoding NADH-quinone oxidoreductase subunit D — protein sequence MAEIKNYTLNFGPQHPAAHGVLRLVLELDGEVIQRADPHIGLLHRATEKLAEHKTYIQALPYMDRLDYVSMMCNEHAYVMAIEKLLGIEPPLRAQYIRVMFDEITRILNHLMSLGSHALDVGAMAVFLYAFREREDLMDCYEAVSGARMHAAYYRPGGVYRDLPDAMPQYGERSKYRGEKELRVMNDARSGSLLDFIEDFTNRFPGCVDEYETLLTDNRIWKQRLVGVGVVGPERAKALGFTGPMLRGSGVAWDLRKTQPYEVYDLVDFDVPVGVNGDCYDRYLVRVAEMRESNRIIRQCIEWLRNNPGPVMIDNHKVAPPKRAAMKSNMEELIHHFKLFTEGFHVPPGEAYASIEHPKGEFGIYLVSDGANKPYRLKIRAPGFAHLQSLDEMSRGHMIADAVTIIGTQDIVFGEIDR from the coding sequence ATGGCTGAAATCAAGAACTACACCCTGAACTTCGGTCCCCAGCATCCCGCCGCGCACGGCGTGTTGCGCCTGGTGCTGGAACTGGACGGCGAAGTCATCCAGCGCGCCGATCCCCACATCGGCCTGCTGCATCGCGCCACGGAAAAGCTGGCCGAACACAAGACCTATATCCAGGCGCTGCCCTACATGGACCGCCTGGACTACGTGTCCATGATGTGCAACGAGCACGCCTATGTCATGGCCATCGAAAAGCTCCTGGGTATCGAGCCACCGCTACGCGCCCAGTACATCCGCGTCATGTTCGACGAGATCACGCGGATCCTGAATCACTTGATGTCGCTCGGTTCGCATGCGCTGGACGTGGGCGCCATGGCGGTCTTCCTGTACGCCTTCCGCGAACGCGAGGACCTGATGGACTGCTACGAAGCGGTATCCGGCGCGCGCATGCACGCCGCCTACTATCGTCCCGGCGGGGTCTATCGGGATCTGCCGGACGCCATGCCCCAGTATGGCGAGCGCAGCAAATACCGCGGCGAAAAGGAACTGCGCGTGATGAACGACGCGCGTTCGGGCTCGCTGCTGGATTTCATCGAGGACTTCACCAACCGCTTTCCGGGCTGTGTGGACGAATACGAGACCCTGCTGACCGACAACCGCATCTGGAAGCAACGGCTGGTCGGTGTGGGCGTGGTCGGCCCCGAACGGGCAAAGGCCCTGGGCTTCACCGGTCCGATGCTGCGTGGATCGGGCGTGGCATGGGACCTGCGCAAGACGCAACCCTACGAGGTCTACGACCTGGTCGATTTCGACGTGCCGGTGGGCGTGAACGGCGATTGCTACGACCGTTACCTGGTGCGGGTGGCCGAGATGCGCGAAAGCAATCGCATCATCCGCCAATGCATCGAATGGCTGCGCAATAATCCGGGCCCGGTGATGATCGACAACCACAAGGTTGCGCCGCCGAAGCGCGCCGCCATGAAAAGCAATATGGAAGAGCTGATCCACCATTTCAAGCTCTTCACGGAAGGCTTCCATGTGCCGCCCGGCGAGGCCTATGCGTCCATCGAGCATCCGAAAGGCGAGTTCGGCATATACCTCGTGTCCGACGGCGCCAACAAGCCGTACCGGCTGAAGATCCGTGCGCCCGGGTTCGCGCATCTGCAGTCGCTGGACGAAATGAGCCGCGGCCACATGATCGCCGACGCCGTGACCATCATCGGTACGCAAGACATCGTGTTCGGCGAGATCGACCGCTAG
- the nuoE gene encoding NADH-quinone oxidoreductase subunit NuoE: MLLSEQAYQKIDRELTKFPADQKQSAIMASLAIAQDENGWLSAEIIEDVAKYLGVPPIAVQEVATFYNMFNVTRTGKHKISVCTNLPCALRDGEKAGDYLKRKLGVDYRGTSADGMFTLIEGECMGACGDAPVVIVNNKHMCVRMTEARLDELVAGLRAQGETA, from the coding sequence ATGCTGCTTTCCGAACAGGCTTACCAGAAAATCGACCGGGAGCTCACGAAGTTCCCGGCCGACCAGAAGCAGTCCGCCATCATGGCCTCGCTTGCGATCGCGCAGGACGAAAACGGCTGGCTGTCGGCCGAAATCATCGAGGACGTCGCCAAGTACCTCGGCGTGCCGCCCATCGCCGTCCAGGAAGTCGCCACGTTCTACAACATGTTCAACGTGACGCGCACCGGCAAGCACAAGATTTCGGTCTGTACCAATCTGCCGTGCGCCCTGCGCGACGGCGAAAAGGCCGGCGACTACCTGAAGCGCAAGCTCGGGGTCGATTATCGCGGTACCAGCGCCGACGGCATGTTCACGCTGATCGAAGGCGAGTGCATGGGCGCCTGCGGGGACGCTCCGGTGGTGATCGTGAACAACAAGCATATGTGCGTGCGCATGACCGAGGCGAGGCTGGACGAGCTGGTCGCCGGCCTGCGCGCCCAAGGAGAGACGGCATGA
- the nuoF gene encoding NADH-quinone oxidoreductase subunit NuoF — protein MNAPDLYRQFAQGLDPNPVRDLSQSMCLHGRHIAPQILADLDGSNWRLEDYVKRGGYEALRKILTTGMKPEEVIAEVKASGLRGRGGAGFPTGLKWSFMPRTFPGQKYLVCNSDEGEPGTFKDRDILRFNPHIVIEGMAIAAYAMGISVGYNYIHGEIFEVYERFEEALEEARAAGFLGDKLLGSDFSFQLHAFHGYGAYICGEETALLESLEGKKGQPRFKPPFPASFGLYGKPTTINNTETFAAVPWIIRNSGQQYLEVGKPNNGGTKIFSITGDVERPGNYEIPMGTPFSKLLELAGGMRDGRKLKAVIPGGSSAPVLPANIMMETTMDYDAIAKAGSMLGSGAVIVMDETRCMVKSLLRLSYFYYEESCGQCTPCREGTGWLYRMVQRIETGHGRPEDLELLDSVAGNIMGRTICALGDAAAMPVRGFLKHFHDEFAYHIEHKQCVVPQYL, from the coding sequence ATGAACGCGCCGGACCTTTATCGCCAGTTCGCACAGGGGCTGGATCCCAATCCCGTGCGCGACCTTTCGCAGTCGATGTGCCTGCATGGGCGCCATATCGCGCCGCAGATCCTCGCCGACCTGGATGGCAGCAATTGGCGCCTGGAAGACTACGTCAAGCGCGGCGGCTACGAGGCGCTGCGCAAGATCCTGACCACCGGCATGAAGCCGGAGGAAGTCATCGCCGAGGTCAAGGCCTCGGGCCTGCGCGGCCGCGGCGGCGCAGGCTTCCCCACGGGCCTGAAGTGGAGCTTCATGCCCCGTACATTCCCGGGACAGAAGTACCTGGTCTGCAATTCGGACGAGGGCGAGCCGGGCACGTTCAAGGACCGCGACATCCTGCGGTTCAACCCGCACATCGTGATTGAAGGGATGGCCATCGCCGCCTATGCGATGGGTATTTCGGTGGGCTACAACTACATCCACGGTGAAATCTTCGAGGTGTACGAGCGCTTCGAGGAAGCCCTGGAGGAAGCGCGCGCGGCCGGCTTCCTGGGCGACAAGCTGCTGGGATCGGATTTCAGCTTCCAGCTGCATGCGTTCCATGGCTATGGCGCCTACATCTGCGGCGAAGAAACCGCGCTGCTCGAATCGCTGGAAGGCAAGAAAGGCCAGCCGCGTTTCAAGCCGCCGTTTCCCGCCAGCTTCGGCCTGTACGGCAAACCCACCACCATCAACAACACCGAAACCTTCGCGGCGGTCCCCTGGATCATCCGCAACAGCGGCCAGCAGTACCTGGAAGTCGGCAAGCCCAACAACGGCGGCACCAAGATCTTCTCGATCACCGGTGACGTCGAGCGCCCCGGCAACTACGAGATCCCCATGGGCACGCCGTTCTCCAAGCTCCTGGAGCTTGCCGGCGGCATGCGCGACGGGCGCAAGCTGAAGGCGGTGATTCCCGGTGGATCCAGCGCGCCGGTGCTGCCGGCCAACATCATGATGGAAACGACGATGGACTACGACGCCATCGCCAAGGCGGGCTCCATGCTGGGGTCCGGCGCCGTCATCGTGATGGACGAGACCCGCTGCATGGTCAAGTCGCTGCTGCGCCTGTCGTATTTCTATTACGAGGAAAGCTGCGGCCAGTGCACGCCGTGCCGCGAAGGCACGGGCTGGCTGTATCGCATGGTCCAGCGCATCGAGACCGGCCACGGCCGTCCCGAAGACCTGGAGTTGCTCGACAGCGTGGCGGGCAACATCATGGGCCGCACCATCTGTGCGCTGGGCGACGCGGCGGCGATGCCGGTGCGGGGCTTTCTGAAGCATTTCCACGATGAATTCGCGTACCACATCGAGCACAAGCAGTGCGTGGTCCCGCAATATCTGTAG